The nucleotide sequence TGCTGGTCGCGGGTCGTGCGGACGCTCAGACCGGGCCGCCCCTGCGCATCGCCGTGGCCCAGACCGCGCTCGATACGGGGCTCTTCGGCGCGCTGGCGGCCGATTACCGCGAGATGTCGCCGCAGGCGCACGTGATCCTGCTGCCCTTCGGCTCCCTCGCCACGCTCGATGCGGCGCGCAGCGGCAATGCCGATCTGGTCATCACCCACCACGCGCCGAGCGAAGAGCAGTTCGTGCGCGAAGGCTACGGCGTGCTGCGCACGCTCGTCATGTACAACGAGTTCGCCGTCTTCGGTCCCTCCGACGATCCCCTGCGGCTGCGCGGCGAACGCGATCCGGTCGCGGCCCTCCGGCGTCTCGCGCGCGCCGGCGCGCCCTTTTTCGCGCCGGACAACCGTTCCGGCACGCAACGCAAGCTCGAGGAGCTCTGGGAGCTTGCGGGCGTGCGGCCGGACTGGATCGGTTACGAGCGAACGTTCGCCAGTCCGCAGGCGGCCCTGCGCTACGCGGACCTGTTCGGCGGCTACACCTTCGCCGATCTCGCGACCTACCTCGTGCTGCGCGAAGAGCTGGGAGGCGGCGTGATCCCGCTGGTCCGCGATCACGTGCTGCTGCGCAACTACTATTCCGCGATCGTCGTGAACCGCGAGCGCGTGCCGGGAGCGCATCAGGAGGCGGCCCAGGCGTTTCTGGATTACCTCGTCTCGGACCGGGCGCAGGAGCTCATCCGGCGGTACGGTCAGGACCGCTACCAGGCGCAGATCTTCAATCCGGCGGCGTCGACCGATGCCGGGCTCGTCGCCCGGCGCCGGGCCGAGCGCGAAAGCGAATCGCGCACCTTCGCCGGCATGGCGGCCCTCTCCGCGGCGCTCGTGTTGCTCGCCGGAATCGCGGTGCTCCTGTTCCTGCGCGCCCATCGTCTCGAGCGCACGCGGCGCGCGAGCGAGGAGCGGTTCCGCCGCGCGGTCGAGGGCACGGAGGACGGGGTGTGGGACTGGGACCTCGCCGCCGATCGCGCGTTCCTTTCGCCCCGGCTGCGCCAGATGCTGGGACGGGGCGGCGAGGACGACTTCGTCCGCGGGCCCAGGCAGGTCTTCGGCGAGGCGATGCATCCGGACGACCGGTTCCGGGTCGAGGAGCAGCTCGACAGATACCTGGCGGGCGCGGGGGAGGGCGAGCTCTTTCTCGCGGAGTTCCGGACGCTGCCGGGTCCGGACGCGCCCCGCTGGATG is from Sulfurifustis variabilis and encodes:
- a CDS encoding diguanylate cyclase domain-containing protein: MQNDVTAVPRRGRLWLAVVGLLLVAGRADAQTGPPLRIAVAQTALDTGLFGALAADYREMSPQAHVILLPFGSLATLDAARSGNADLVITHHAPSEEQFVREGYGVLRTLVMYNEFAVFGPSDDPLRLRGERDPVAALRRLARAGAPFFAPDNRSGTQRKLEELWELAGVRPDWIGYERTFASPQAALRYADLFGGYTFADLATYLVLREELGGGVIPLVRDHVLLRNYYSAIVVNRERVPGAHQEAAQAFLDYLVSDRAQELIRRYGQDRYQAQIFNPAASTDAGLVARRRAERESESRTFAGMAALSAALVLLAGIAVLLFLRAHRLERTRRASEERFRRAVEGTEDGVWDWDLAADRAFLSPRLRQMLGRGGEDDFVRGPRQVFGEAMHPDDRFRVEEQLDRYLAGAGEGELFLAEFRTLPGPDAPRWMLMRGKATRDEAGRAVRVSGSVTDITERKRQEAVIAHLATHDTLTGLPNRALLHERLAALQTPAGRFALLILDLDGFKEINDGLGHHVGDLLLQQVGQRLRERILPPHTVARLGGDEFAVLVPLADTASAERVAREVLLTLEDDFLIHPHKLRVGGSLGIAMYPEHGTTTETIVRHADVAMYNAKRSGRGVAFYDPDGERACNAACVRRRRGYLGAAPAVPGGWAPVA